A single Chloroflexota bacterium DNA region contains:
- a CDS encoding NADH-quinone oxidoreductase subunit J, whose amino-acid sequence MTADLFLTNAVFFILAAVTLVGGFLAVSARNLVRAALGLIVSFFGVAGIYFVLEAEFVAIVQVLVYVGAISVLILFSIMLTRGLMKDTTSPQNSQWLAAGGIATLVFIALAAVTLTVKWPIAQAALQGDLIAKLGTELVTTYVLPFEAVSLLLLAALIGAFVIARE is encoded by the coding sequence ATGACGGCTGATTTATTTCTTACGAACGCAGTCTTTTTCATTCTCGCGGCAGTCACGCTCGTCGGCGGTTTTCTTGCGGTGAGCGCGCGTAACTTGGTGCGCGCCGCGCTGGGTTTGATCGTTTCATTCTTTGGCGTCGCGGGAATTTATTTCGTGCTCGAAGCCGAGTTTGTCGCGATTGTCCAAGTGCTCGTCTACGTCGGCGCGATTTCGGTGCTCATCCTGTTTTCGATCATGTTGACGCGCGGACTGATGAAGGACACGACCTCGCCGCAAAATTCGCAATGGCTTGCCGCCGGCGGCATCGCGACGCTGGTGTTCATCGCGCTCGCGGCGGTGACGCTGACGGTCAAGTGGCCCATCGCGCAAGCCGCGCTCCAAGGCGACTTGATCGCGAAACTGGGTACGGAACTTGTGACGACGTACGTTCTTCCATTCGAAGCGGTGTCGTTGTTACTGCTCGCCGCGCTCATCGGCGCGTTTGTGATCGCGAGAGAGTGA